The following proteins come from a genomic window of Brevibacillus antibioticus:
- a CDS encoding YwqG family protein yields the protein MNFLDANNQWTPEFLEHIQKSAKSSIKLTLTKEPATLTDSKVGGKPWLPPQMPYPQDEDGNDYLFLAQINWAQMPQLDGYPASGLTSFFVKEDDTFGLMDQSFHVLHFEEVMDTQEMDPFQPEDPDVYSPVLGGPYKVTGKLESQYVPHRDPQAVNYQLPTDEDEVAYSKYWDLADASGSRIGGYPYFTQKYVNRDGWEMLLQLDMEGDNYDYYVSWGDSGVGNFFIRREDLLRLDFSKVSYTWDCL from the coding sequence TTGAACTTCTTAGATGCAAATAACCAATGGACCCCAGAGTTTTTGGAACACATCCAAAAATCCGCGAAGTCATCCATCAAGCTCACGCTGACGAAAGAACCGGCTACTTTAACAGATAGCAAGGTGGGCGGAAAGCCTTGGCTGCCGCCACAAATGCCATACCCACAGGATGAAGATGGAAACGACTACTTGTTTCTCGCACAAATCAACTGGGCGCAAATGCCGCAGCTCGATGGCTACCCCGCTAGTGGATTGACCAGTTTTTTTGTCAAGGAGGATGATACCTTCGGACTGATGGACCAATCCTTTCACGTGCTTCATTTTGAAGAGGTCATGGACACACAGGAAATGGACCCCTTTCAACCAGAGGACCCTGACGTGTACAGTCCGGTACTGGGTGGGCCATACAAAGTGACAGGAAAACTAGAGTCGCAGTACGTCCCTCATCGAGATCCACAGGCAGTGAATTATCAGCTACCTACCGACGAGGATGAGGTGGCCTACTCCAAATACTGGGACCTCGCCGATGCTAGCGGGTCACGGATCGGAGGATATCCCTACTTTACCCAGAAGTATGTGAACCGGGATGGATGGGAGATGCTCCTTCAACTGGATATGGAGGGCGACAACTACGATTACTATGTCTCGTGGGGAGATAGCGGAGTGGGTAACTTCTTCATTCGCAGGGAGGACCTGCTTCGTCTGGATTTTTCAAAGGTTTCGTATACATGGGATTGTCTATAA
- a CDS encoding H-type small acid-soluble spore protein, which produces MNKQRAKEIAASPVMANVTCDGMPVYIQHIDDDNDMARIYPLSQPDQEMSVPVASLREHGEY; this is translated from the coding sequence ATGAATAAACAGCGCGCGAAAGAAATCGCCGCTTCGCCCGTCATGGCGAATGTGACCTGCGATGGAATGCCCGTATACATCCAGCACATCGATGATGACAACGACATGGCGAGAATTTACCCGCTCAGCCAGCCGGATCAGGAGATGAGCGTTCCTGTAGCCAGCTTGCGGGAGCACGGTGAGTACTGA
- a CDS encoding DUF6463 family protein, with the protein MVSGIKRQMGFTLILTGLLHTVVGLFLYAEPLQQIVANGFWNAVGKEEVAAFWFLMFGFLLMLLGYMADWLMKKKGMETPAAFGWTILGICVVGVIAMPTSGFWLGIPQAGILLRK; encoded by the coding sequence ATGGTAAGTGGGATCAAGCGTCAAATGGGTTTCACTCTCATCCTGACAGGACTGCTGCATACGGTTGTCGGTCTGTTTTTATACGCGGAGCCGCTTCAGCAGATTGTTGCTAATGGCTTTTGGAATGCGGTAGGGAAAGAAGAAGTTGCTGCTTTCTGGTTTCTGATGTTTGGCTTTTTGCTGATGTTGCTCGGATATATGGCGGATTGGCTGATGAAAAAGAAGGGAATGGAGACGCCGGCTGCCTTTGGTTGGACGATACTCGGGATTTGCGTGGTCGGGGTGATTGCCATGCCTACCTCTGGCTTCTGGCTTGGTATACCACAGGCTGGCATCCTGCTGCGCAAGTGA
- a CDS encoding glycosyltransferase has protein sequence MPLSILIPAMFGTAHLPKLIAACKQLAPLEIIVISKRALELGSGVRIVLTEAVENLFSWRREAAKHARGNVLLFLGEEQIDSLSGLQRFLFPIIYGNAQVVLPQQDFRNRRLTKPRPIHSFSLLINNLFGRSDLREASLLDTPHAMTREALSKIGVEQLAQPTQAHKRAVMSGLSISAQAFGTGTEERMFLPQLHGSLLKELSLYEKLVIAEHLDLVSCLPFRGGLSDGGRRRDIAENVSGKNSSMTVTQIGKWPLRRTTLYGAKTVSAIIPARNEAATIQQVIREVLRLDPAEIIVVVNGSVDQTAQLARECGVTTVEFPHALGVDTGRAIGASLSKGDILLFVDADMIMPVHDLYPFVLACEGGVDVALNDVSVFLNQPYADNVFVACRQALNLALNRKDLGIGSMVTVPFALRREAVAPLGWPILLCPPKAQAAYAQAGVKMELVHQVNSFTFNRIRPEKHFASAGMPPAVEQIAGDHVEALQFLAKGR, from the coding sequence GTGCCCCTATCCATTCTAATTCCTGCCATGTTTGGGACAGCCCATCTGCCAAAGCTGATCGCCGCATGTAAACAGCTTGCACCTCTGGAGATCATCGTGATTTCGAAAAGGGCCCTGGAGCTTGGCTCCGGTGTTCGGATCGTTCTTACAGAGGCAGTTGAGAATCTTTTCTCATGGCGGAGAGAGGCTGCCAAGCATGCAAGAGGGAATGTCCTGCTTTTTCTCGGCGAAGAACAAATCGATTCGCTGTCTGGATTGCAGCGCTTTTTATTCCCGATTATCTATGGAAATGCCCAGGTCGTTTTGCCACAGCAGGATTTTCGAAACAGAAGGCTGACAAAACCGAGACCTATCCACAGTTTTTCCCTGCTGATAAATAACCTCTTCGGTCGCTCTGATCTACGTGAAGCTTCCTTGCTGGACACACCTCACGCGATGACCAGAGAGGCACTTTCCAAAATCGGAGTGGAACAGTTGGCACAGCCTACCCAAGCGCACAAGCGGGCGGTTATGAGCGGGCTGTCCATTTCCGCGCAAGCCTTTGGAACGGGGACGGAAGAGCGGATGTTTTTGCCACAGCTTCACGGTTCGTTGCTCAAAGAGCTCTCCTTGTACGAAAAGCTGGTGATTGCCGAACACCTTGATCTCGTCTCGTGTCTTCCATTTCGCGGCGGACTGTCCGATGGAGGCCGGCGAAGAGATATAGCAGAGAATGTGAGCGGCAAAAACAGTAGTATGACTGTTACGCAGATAGGGAAATGGCCCTTGCGACGAACAACTCTTTACGGTGCGAAAACGGTATCCGCGATCATTCCAGCCCGTAACGAGGCAGCGACGATCCAGCAAGTGATCCGGGAAGTTCTTCGACTGGACCCTGCTGAAATTATCGTGGTTGTCAATGGCTCGGTTGATCAAACAGCACAGCTTGCCCGTGAATGCGGCGTGACGACCGTAGAGTTCCCACATGCATTGGGCGTAGATACAGGACGGGCGATTGGTGCAAGTCTGTCGAAAGGCGACATCCTGTTGTTTGTCGATGCGGATATGATTATGCCCGTCCATGATCTGTACCCATTTGTTCTCGCTTGCGAGGGCGGCGTGGATGTAGCCCTGAATGATGTTTCTGTATTTTTGAATCAGCCTTATGCAGACAATGTCTTTGTGGCTTGCCGCCAAGCGCTCAACTTGGCTTTGAATCGTAAGGATTTGGGGATCGGGTCTATGGTGACCGTCCCCTTTGCCTTACGCAGGGAAGCGGTTGCTCCGCTCGGGTGGCCCATACTGCTTTGCCCGCCAAAAGCACAAGCAGCATACGCCCAGGCAGGTGTAAAGATGGAGTTGGTTCATCAGGTGAACAGCTTCACCTTCAACCGAATCCGGCCAGAAAAACACTTCGCCAGCGCTGGAATGCCCCCTGCCGTCGAACAGATTGCGGGTGACCACGTGGAAGCCTTGCAGTTTCTGGCCAAAGGACGGTAA
- a CDS encoding DUF2642 domain-containing protein — MKLIVNEKELKEYFQGLRRLVWGKDQRDEKVENDKEEAIRCSLRKELYAEEFAAFLHENHSDLRQDSFRKVLLRYLYKTVELGTDAGSVTGILIEVGQDYAEILEPSSSRVLISFKQINYIHEV; from the coding sequence ATGAAATTAATTGTGAATGAAAAAGAGTTGAAAGAGTATTTTCAAGGGCTCCGGCGTCTTGTTTGGGGAAAAGACCAAAGAGACGAAAAAGTCGAAAATGACAAGGAAGAAGCTATTCGCTGTTCGCTTCGCAAAGAGCTGTACGCAGAAGAGTTCGCCGCCTTTCTGCATGAAAACCACAGTGATTTGCGACAAGATTCTTTTCGAAAAGTGCTGCTGCGCTATTTGTATAAAACCGTAGAACTGGGAACAGATGCCGGAAGTGTCACAGGAATCCTGATTGAGGTTGGCCAGGACTATGCTGAAATCTTAGAGCCAAGCAGTTCACGTGTGCTGATTAGTTTCAAGCAAATTAACTATATTCATGAGGTGTAG
- a CDS encoding glycosyltransferase family 2 protein, translating into MAKERIEGLVSVVITNFNRAAYIRECLDSILQQTYENWEIVLIDDASTDHSVEVAREWLEESKRFFPRENQVLIHELPRNIGFSGAINVGHYLSRGEFIAIQDSDDFSHILRLSRQVEYLKNHPQIDLVGTNYYAFSADHPEKKQLAGWIKYGDDIRKVYGNGGHCVCHGTCMFRGRLFDQIGGPTRRIEGAEDYEFIAKALNARAGVNNIAEALYYYRTHAEQRSAHYYRKKGG; encoded by the coding sequence TTGGCAAAAGAGAGAATAGAAGGTCTGGTAAGTGTCGTCATTACCAATTTCAACAGGGCTGCTTATATACGTGAATGCTTGGATAGCATCCTCCAGCAAACCTATGAGAATTGGGAGATTGTCCTGATCGATGATGCATCGACAGATCATTCCGTTGAAGTGGCCAGAGAATGGCTGGAAGAGAGTAAAAGGTTTTTTCCAAGAGAGAATCAGGTGCTGATTCATGAGCTCCCTCGTAATATTGGTTTTTCGGGTGCGATCAATGTCGGGCATTACCTGAGCAGAGGCGAGTTCATCGCGATTCAGGACTCGGATGATTTCTCCCATATCCTGCGTCTTTCGCGGCAGGTTGAATATTTGAAAAACCATCCTCAGATCGATTTGGTTGGTACGAACTACTATGCGTTTTCGGCCGATCATCCGGAAAAAAAGCAGCTCGCTGGATGGATCAAGTACGGTGATGACATTCGCAAAGTATACGGAAACGGGGGACACTGCGTCTGTCACGGAACCTGCATGTTTCGAGGGCGATTGTTTGACCAGATTGGTGGCCCGACACGCCGGATTGAGGGTGCAGAAGACTACGAATTTATCGCTAAAGCTTTGAATGCGAGAGCAGGCGTGAACAATATAGCAGAAGCATTGTATTATTACCGGACCCACGCTGAGCAGCGTTCGGCCCACTATTATCGGAAGAAGGGAGGGTAA
- a CDS encoding YcdB/YcdC domain-containing protein: protein MLKRTKSYGLSLGVSSTLLMTTVFAPVGGEILTPAVHAAEKTLSEKEAIVLAQKQLTMLSEYKFRDAQFVDGIEMLWGKSIWYTRWDKENGGSLGVQQDATSGKIWKYERLGEEQDLDANQKKLTEDQAFQVATQFVKQVATEEEQSRLSKPNEYPDSDIFYTRDRQGINVNFTRIENGVPFLENGFRLIVGNDGEVIYFERRWSEGKLPDASKVIKIAEAEKKWDEGAFPTFLYKEMASVSRKESEPYQLVYEFQRIDPQYVDAITGKMLDTYGQVAKERKIQPLGKTVPPSTAERKLITKDEAQKIAEQQLKKLPGTYRSNGKSSESSEGYDENEIKSWYFEFVSQPEEGGKSDTVKIGINDRGHLVHYSVNAKIRFNEESKKIEKGITWEQAQESARKLVQTFYSDQLGIIYAVDYAPSEERIKEIWENDEPYEIEYGYLINGVPVVDTIFQVNVDAETGEVVDLYNHLYNLGPSGDSSLPKNEAGIDLNTAKKVVKENKKLMLTYFHPKVNGSFGRDKMLEQPLLVYRYVGEKGIVTADGKWHSSTKERKQ from the coding sequence GTGTTAAAACGTACTAAATCGTATGGACTTTCACTAGGAGTGTCATCTACCCTTTTGATGACAACTGTATTTGCTCCAGTAGGGGGTGAAATTCTGACGCCAGCCGTACATGCTGCCGAGAAGACGCTTTCGGAGAAAGAGGCAATCGTACTTGCCCAGAAGCAGTTGACGATGCTGAGCGAGTATAAGTTTAGAGATGCCCAATTCGTAGACGGCATTGAAATGTTATGGGGAAAATCCATATGGTATACCAGGTGGGATAAAGAAAATGGTGGAAGTTTAGGTGTGCAACAGGATGCAACGTCAGGAAAAATATGGAAATACGAGCGTCTTGGGGAAGAACAGGACTTGGATGCAAATCAAAAGAAACTAACGGAAGATCAGGCGTTTCAAGTGGCGACTCAATTTGTTAAGCAAGTAGCGACAGAAGAAGAACAGAGCCGTTTATCCAAGCCTAATGAATATCCTGATTCTGACATTTTCTATACGCGCGATAGACAGGGAATAAATGTTAATTTTACTCGTATCGAAAACGGGGTTCCTTTTCTGGAGAATGGGTTTCGACTGATAGTGGGTAATGATGGAGAAGTGATCTATTTTGAGCGGCGCTGGTCTGAGGGGAAACTTCCAGATGCTTCGAAAGTCATCAAGATAGCGGAAGCTGAGAAGAAATGGGATGAAGGGGCGTTTCCAACATTTTTGTACAAGGAAATGGCGTCCGTCTCTCGTAAGGAATCTGAACCATACCAGCTCGTGTATGAATTCCAGAGAATTGACCCGCAGTATGTCGATGCCATCACAGGAAAAATGCTTGATACGTACGGACAGGTTGCCAAAGAAAGGAAGATACAACCGTTAGGGAAAACCGTTCCTCCATCCACCGCAGAAAGAAAGCTCATTACGAAAGACGAGGCGCAAAAAATAGCAGAGCAACAACTCAAAAAGCTCCCCGGTACATATCGTTCGAATGGCAAAAGCTCTGAATCAAGCGAAGGATATGATGAGAACGAAATAAAGAGCTGGTATTTTGAATTTGTTTCGCAACCAGAGGAGGGCGGAAAGTCAGATACTGTAAAAATAGGGATTAACGACCGTGGTCATTTAGTCCATTACAGTGTGAATGCAAAAATCAGGTTCAACGAAGAGAGCAAGAAAATAGAAAAGGGTATTACCTGGGAACAAGCACAAGAGAGTGCACGAAAGCTCGTACAAACATTCTATTCCGATCAGTTAGGAATAATATATGCGGTCGATTACGCTCCAAGTGAGGAAAGGATCAAAGAAATCTGGGAAAATGATGAACCGTATGAGATCGAATATGGCTATCTGATAAACGGCGTACCGGTAGTTGATACCATCTTTCAAGTCAATGTCGACGCTGAGACAGGGGAAGTAGTGGATCTGTATAACCATCTGTATAACCTTGGACCTTCGGGTGATTCATCTCTTCCCAAAAATGAAGCTGGTATCGATCTGAATACAGCGAAAAAAGTCGTGAAAGAGAACAAGAAGCTCATGCTCACCTACTTTCATCCAAAAGTAAATGGGAGCTTTGGAAGAGATAAAATGCTCGAACAACCACTCCTCGTCTATCGTTATGTGGGAGAGAAAGGGATCGTCACAGCAGATGGCAAGTGGCACAGTTCTACCAAGGAACGAAAGCAGTAG
- a CDS encoding ArsA family ATPase: protein MRIVIYTGKGGVGKTSVAAATAVKLAKQGKRTLVLSTDAAHSLADSLGTVIGPDPVLISENLWGQEVNSLRETERNWGAVQGWLTTLLDKAQLTDITTDEMLVFPGMEEMFSLLQIKEHAVSGQFDVMVVDCAPTGETLRLLSYPNVLNWWLEKIFPTERKLIKLVRPVAKIVNKVELPSDDVLNSVEQLARGLEEMQRIVLDPEITSVRIVVNPEKMVLAEAKRSFTYLNLFGFNTDAIIVNRVLPDEAGEGFFAHWRELQRKYENEIVENFQPLPILKAPMMPKEVIGFPVLEELADIVFGTEDPSAKLYQGRTELIREVDGELHLELMIPFVDKAALDLTQTGDELTVNAGAYKRKVILPRVLMGRQVTGAKYAEDRLIIRFSAREGAAQP from the coding sequence ATGAGAATCGTCATTTACACTGGCAAAGGTGGGGTTGGGAAGACGAGTGTGGCAGCAGCAACGGCTGTTAAGCTGGCAAAACAGGGAAAGAGGACGCTTGTACTCAGTACGGATGCCGCACACAGTTTGGCAGATTCATTGGGGACTGTGATCGGACCAGACCCCGTACTCATCAGCGAAAATTTATGGGGCCAGGAAGTAAACAGCTTGCGGGAAACCGAGCGCAATTGGGGAGCCGTTCAGGGCTGGCTGACAACACTGCTCGACAAAGCACAGCTGACTGATATTACAACAGACGAGATGCTCGTTTTTCCTGGCATGGAGGAAATGTTCAGTTTGCTACAGATCAAGGAACACGCCGTAAGTGGGCAGTTCGACGTCATGGTAGTAGATTGTGCCCCAACCGGAGAAACCCTGCGTCTGCTCAGTTATCCGAACGTATTGAATTGGTGGTTGGAAAAAATTTTTCCGACGGAACGCAAGCTGATCAAACTGGTTCGCCCAGTGGCCAAGATCGTCAACAAAGTAGAGCTTCCCTCTGATGATGTGCTAAACAGCGTCGAGCAGCTCGCTCGGGGGCTGGAGGAAATGCAACGCATTGTTTTGGACCCGGAGATTACATCAGTGAGAATCGTAGTAAATCCAGAAAAAATGGTACTTGCGGAAGCAAAGCGATCGTTTACGTACTTGAATCTGTTCGGGTTCAATACAGATGCCATCATCGTGAATCGGGTGCTTCCGGATGAAGCGGGAGAAGGATTTTTTGCCCACTGGCGAGAGCTGCAACGCAAGTATGAGAACGAAATCGTGGAAAACTTTCAGCCGCTGCCGATTTTGAAAGCACCGATGATGCCAAAAGAAGTGATTGGGTTTCCTGTTTTAGAAGAATTGGCAGATATCGTTTTTGGAACAGAAGACCCTTCCGCCAAGCTTTATCAGGGGAGAACGGAACTGATTCGAGAAGTGGACGGCGAGTTGCATTTGGAGCTGATGATTCCTTTTGTAGATAAAGCAGCGTTGGATTTAACGCAAACAGGGGATGAATTGACCGTAAATGCGGGTGCCTACAAGCGAAAAGTCATCTTGCCACGAGTGTTAATGGGACGACAGGTGACGGGAGCGAAATATGCGGAAGATCGGCTGATCATTCGTTTTAGCGCAAGGGAAGGGGCTGCCCAGCCTTGA
- a CDS encoding aromatic acid exporter family protein: protein MGYRTLKTAIGTAISILIAQQLGLMFASSAGIITILCIQVTVKQSFQTAWNRILASLLGLGIGVCLFSFMGYTPVAILLFILLFLPLAVRFGIQEGFVNSMVVLLHLYSSKRIDGMLLLNEVALLVIGVGVALLVNLYMPSLDKELKGMQVKVEKLFSKILREFCYYLRHGESDWDGRELIETTGVLETATRLASRDVGNRLGRRNDSYYEYFVMRQKQFELLERMMPIVSSLDHQVTESLRIADFLERISDSVHPGNTAYRFIDQLRVMQEEIKAADLPRTREEFETRASLFYLLREIESYLFIKHELGKNRDEKAQAAKS from the coding sequence ATTGGTTATCGTACGTTAAAAACTGCCATTGGAACGGCTATCTCGATTCTGATCGCCCAGCAGCTAGGCTTGATGTTTGCTTCTTCTGCGGGGATCATTACGATCTTGTGTATTCAAGTAACAGTGAAGCAATCGTTTCAGACAGCGTGGAATCGGATTCTGGCCAGTTTATTGGGTCTGGGAATCGGTGTTTGTCTTTTTTCCTTTATGGGTTATACGCCGGTTGCCATTCTCCTTTTCATTTTGCTTTTCTTGCCGCTCGCGGTGCGTTTTGGCATTCAGGAAGGCTTTGTCAACAGCATGGTTGTGCTCTTGCATCTGTATTCTTCCAAGAGAATCGACGGGATGCTATTGCTGAATGAGGTCGCATTGCTCGTTATCGGTGTGGGCGTAGCCCTATTGGTCAATCTGTACATGCCGAGTCTCGATAAAGAGCTAAAAGGGATGCAAGTGAAGGTGGAAAAGCTGTTCAGCAAAATCTTGCGGGAGTTCTGCTACTACTTGCGTCATGGAGAAAGTGATTGGGACGGGAGGGAATTGATTGAAACAACAGGGGTACTAGAAACGGCGACTCGCTTAGCCTCGCGAGATGTTGGCAATCGATTAGGCCGCCGCAACGATTCGTACTACGAGTATTTTGTGATGCGACAAAAGCAGTTCGAGCTATTGGAACGCATGATGCCGATCGTCTCTTCCTTGGATCATCAGGTAACAGAGAGCCTTCGGATCGCAGATTTTCTCGAGCGAATCAGCGACTCGGTGCACCCGGGCAATACCGCCTACCGCTTTATCGACCAACTGCGCGTGATGCAAGAGGAGATCAAGGCAGCAGATTTACCGCGAACACGAGAGGAATTTGAGACGCGTGCCTCGCTGTTTTACCTTCTTCGAGAGATTGAGAGCTATTTGTTCATCAAGCATGAGCTAGGAAAGAACAGGGACGAAAAGGCTCAAGCGGCAAAGAGTTAG
- a CDS encoding MarR family winged helix-turn-helix transcriptional regulator: protein MQQLYDLFLKTGLRPFAFMSDTMQLEEKLTRSDLTTLLLLLFRGDLTMSELAQEMGAPLSSMTSIAKRLERKGYIARATSVEDQRVKLVTLTQPGKQLAKESEQMMLTMLGRLQEAFTPEEMEQFTTLLLKAAKLFQDGGPVKPRETKARSIKINIEE, encoded by the coding sequence ATGCAGCAACTATATGACCTCTTTCTGAAAACCGGTTTGCGTCCGTTCGCCTTTATGTCCGATACGATGCAGCTTGAAGAAAAACTGACTCGCTCTGATTTGACGACCCTCCTCCTATTGCTGTTCCGCGGAGATTTGACTATGTCAGAGCTGGCGCAAGAGATGGGGGCGCCGCTTAGTTCGATGACCAGCATCGCGAAACGGCTTGAACGCAAAGGATACATCGCGAGGGCGACCTCTGTAGAGGATCAACGGGTGAAGCTCGTCACACTGACACAACCAGGCAAACAGCTTGCAAAAGAATCAGAGCAGATGATGCTGACGATGCTGGGGAGGCTTCAGGAGGCATTTACGCCGGAAGAAATGGAGCAATTCACTACCCTTCTACTCAAAGCCGCCAAACTATTTCAGGACGGAGGACCTGTCAAGCCTCGTGAAACAAAGGCTCGTTCCATCAAGATCAACATTGAGGAATAG
- a CDS encoding polysaccharide pyruvyl transferase family protein, whose protein sequence is MTSSNDRILMVLDSLRTGGTETHVLSMGKALRKKGAQLFYAGGNGPFYQEFVDAGFLVEPIESAREPLSARRQHLIECYRACMKKHRITIVHVHQTPSGFLAATAANELGIPVVFTLHGTYYPKDEAIKVAQRSSAVISVSKPVQLFWQKRGVKTTLISNGIDMEEFQSGSTSRADVPSLPPDATVVTYVSRLAWQKATVCNMVLRATKTLRGEIPNLHIVVVGSGAQAIHVHELAKVLNKAAGQPYIHIVGEQTDVRPFYAISDLVIGTGRVALEAMACGKPVLAIGNHGYVGLVEPSSYELAWDCYFGDHSSVQKPSPPLIDSALRQACSDRSQLKEIGGQGRAWVQNQFPITQKCDSLLTIYAQIKNGGGATSMKKILYVGWLGFNNLGDELMWHAFYDLSCKYLDPTQYKVIPSLPGVDLKDLSEYDTVVLGGGSLLIPGYVDVAYRAVEQKKNLWVWGSGFDSQDRVELDSSGRMTSKLINGQDKMSHMLQKITEHATFFGVRGPLTRQYLQQAGVGDKAAISGDPGMLLLPASLPIVVDKNKRPTIGINWGTSYNRIYGKNETAVEDALAHAAKKLIQAGYDIHLLTMWGPDREAIKRLYNKINDPAHTILDLELHDHTQMLQLMKGFQATINFKLHANVLSAAAGVPFVCLAYRIKGIDFAYSLDLPELIVPTDEPRLGERILSCTWEAIARKEQITAKLAASQKKMIENLELPFIQGLL, encoded by the coding sequence TTGACTAGCAGTAATGATCGGATATTGATGGTACTGGACAGTTTGAGGACAGGCGGAACGGAGACACATGTTCTTAGCATGGGGAAAGCATTGAGGAAAAAAGGCGCCCAACTGTTTTATGCAGGTGGTAATGGCCCCTTCTACCAAGAATTTGTTGATGCAGGCTTTTTGGTTGAACCGATAGAATCCGCTCGTGAGCCGCTTTCGGCACGCAGACAGCATCTGATCGAATGTTACCGTGCGTGTATGAAGAAGCATCGTATTACCATCGTCCATGTGCATCAAACGCCATCAGGCTTTCTTGCCGCTACGGCAGCCAATGAGCTCGGCATTCCTGTCGTGTTCACCTTGCATGGAACGTACTACCCAAAGGATGAGGCGATAAAAGTAGCCCAGCGCAGCTCCGCTGTTATCAGTGTGAGTAAACCTGTCCAACTATTCTGGCAAAAGCGTGGGGTAAAGACCACACTCATTTCCAATGGGATTGATATGGAAGAGTTTCAGTCAGGCTCAACAAGTAGGGCTGATGTGCCGTCTTTGCCGCCTGATGCCACAGTGGTTACGTACGTGAGCCGGTTGGCTTGGCAAAAAGCGACGGTGTGCAACATGGTATTGCGGGCAACAAAAACACTCCGGGGTGAAATCCCCAACCTGCATATCGTGGTGGTGGGTTCGGGTGCGCAAGCCATTCATGTTCATGAGCTGGCAAAAGTGCTGAATAAAGCCGCAGGGCAGCCCTATATTCACATTGTGGGGGAGCAAACCGATGTCCGGCCGTTTTACGCAATCAGTGATTTGGTGATTGGGACTGGGAGGGTCGCACTCGAAGCGATGGCGTGCGGAAAGCCCGTGCTTGCGATTGGGAATCACGGCTACGTCGGTTTGGTGGAACCTTCGTCTTACGAGTTGGCTTGGGACTGTTACTTCGGTGACCACTCCTCTGTGCAGAAGCCGTCTCCTCCGTTGATCGACAGTGCTCTGCGCCAAGCATGTAGCGACCGGAGTCAATTGAAGGAAATAGGAGGTCAAGGAAGGGCGTGGGTTCAAAATCAGTTTCCTATCACGCAAAAATGTGACTCCTTGCTTACTATTTATGCGCAAATAAAGAATGGAGGGGGGGCGACAAGCATGAAAAAAATATTGTACGTCGGTTGGTTAGGATTCAACAATTTGGGCGACGAGCTGATGTGGCATGCCTTTTACGATTTGTCTTGCAAATACCTCGACCCTACACAATACAAGGTAATACCTTCCTTGCCCGGGGTTGATCTGAAGGATTTAAGCGAGTATGACACCGTCGTTTTGGGGGGAGGATCGCTTCTCATCCCTGGATATGTGGATGTAGCTTATCGTGCTGTTGAACAGAAAAAAAATCTTTGGGTCTGGGGAAGCGGATTCGACTCACAAGATCGAGTCGAGCTGGATTCTTCCGGCAGAATGACGAGCAAGCTGATAAATGGCCAAGATAAAATGAGCCACATGCTGCAAAAAATCACCGAGCACGCGACGTTTTTTGGTGTACGCGGACCACTTACACGCCAATACCTCCAGCAAGCGGGAGTAGGAGATAAGGCAGCGATTAGCGGAGACCCGGGGATGCTGCTTCTCCCTGCATCATTGCCAATAGTTGTAGATAAAAACAAGCGACCGACGATTGGCATCAACTGGGGCACTTCCTATAACCGGATTTATGGGAAAAACGAGACCGCAGTAGAGGATGCGCTGGCGCATGCAGCCAAGAAGCTAATCCAGGCAGGCTACGATATCCACTTGCTCACCATGTGGGGACCGGATCGGGAAGCCATTAAAAGACTGTACAACAAAATCAACGATCCAGCGCATACGATTCTCGACCTTGAGCTGCACGATCATACGCAAATGCTGCAGCTGATGAAGGGCTTTCAAGCGACGATCAACTTTAAGTTGCATGCCAATGTGCTGAGTGCCGCTGCGGGTGTTCCGTTCGTTTGTTTGGCGTATCGCATCAAGGGCATTGACTTCGCTTATTCACTGGATCTCCCGGAGCTCATCGTGCCAACAGACGAGCCGCGATTAGGTGAACGAATTCTTTCCTGCACCTGGGAGGCCATCGCACGCAAGGAGCAGATCACAGCAAAATTGGCTGCGAGTCAGAAAAAAATGATCGAGAATTTGGAGCTGCCGTTCATTCAGGGCTTGTTGTAA